From a region of the Desmodus rotundus isolate HL8 chromosome 7, HLdesRot8A.1, whole genome shotgun sequence genome:
- the KCTD10 gene encoding BTB/POZ domain-containing adapter for CUL3-mediated RhoA degradation protein 3 isoform X2 codes for MSGESVVSSAVPAAATRTTSFKGASPSSKYVKLNVGGALYYTTMQTLTKQDTMLKAMFSGRMEVLTDSEGWILIDRCGKHFGTILNYLRDGAVPLPESRREIEELLAEAKYYLVQGLVEECQAALQQNKDAYEPFCKVPVITSSKEEQKLIATSNKPAVKLLYNRSNNKYSYTSNSDDNMLKNIELFDKLSLRFNGRVLFIKDVIGDEICCWSFYGQGRKIAEVCCTSIVYATEKKQTKVEFPEARIYEETLNILLYEAQDGRGPDNALLEATGGAAGRSHHLDEDEERERERIERVRRIHIKRPDDRAHLHQ; via the exons ATGTCAGGAGAAAGTGTGGTGAGCTCAGCGGTGCCAGCGGCTGCTACCCGCACCACTTCCTTCAAGGGCGCGAGCCCCAGCTCCAAGTATGTGAAGCTGAACGTGGGTGGCGCCCTCTACTACACCACCATGCAGACGCTGACCAAGCAGGACACCATGCTCAAAGCCATGTTCAGTGGGCGCATGGAAGTGCTCACCGACAGTGAAG GCTGGATCCTCATTGACCGCTGCGGGAAGCACTTCGGTACGATACTCAACTACCTTCGGGACGGGGCAGTCCCCTTGCCCGAGAGCCGCCGGGAGATCGAGGAGCTGCTTGCAGAAGCCAAGTACTACCTGGTCCAGGGCCTGGTGGAAGAGTGCCAGGCAGCCCTGCAA CAGAACAAAGATGCTTATGAGCCTTTCTGCAAAGTTCCTGTTATCACCTCATCCAAAGAAGAACAGAAACTTATAGCAACGTCAAATAAG CCGGCCGTGAAGTTGCTGTACAACAGAAGTAACAACAAATACTCCTACACCAG CAACTCTGACGACAACATGTTGAAAAACATTGAACTTTTTGATAAGCTCTCTCTGCGCTTTAACGGAAGGGTCCTATTCATAAAGGACGTCATTGGGGACGAAATCTGCTGCTGGTCCTTTTATGGCCAGGGCCGAAAGATCGCCGAAGTCTGCTGTACCTCCATCGTCTACGCCACTGAGAAGAAACAGACCAAG GTGGAGTTCCCTGAAGCTCGGATTTATGAGGAGACCCTGAATATTCTGCTGTATGAGGCCCAGGATGGGCGGGGACCTGACAATGCACTCCTGGAGGCCACAGGTGGGGCGGCTGGGCGCTCCCACCACCTGGATGAAGATGAGGAGCGGGAGCGGGAACGCATCGAGCGTGTGCGGCGGATCCACATCAAGCGGCCTGACGACCGAGCCCACCTGCACCAGTGA
- the KCTD10 gene encoding BTB/POZ domain-containing adapter for CUL3-mediated RhoA degradation protein 3 isoform X1, translating into MEEMSGESVVSSAVPAAATRTTSFKGASPSSKYVKLNVGGALYYTTMQTLTKQDTMLKAMFSGRMEVLTDSEGWILIDRCGKHFGTILNYLRDGAVPLPESRREIEELLAEAKYYLVQGLVEECQAALQNKDAYEPFCKVPVITSSKEEQKLIATSNKPAVKLLYNRSNNKYSYTSNSDDNMLKNIELFDKLSLRFNGRVLFIKDVIGDEICCWSFYGQGRKIAEVCCTSIVYATEKKQTKVEFPEARIYEETLNILLYEAQDGRGPDNALLEATGGAAGRSHHLDEDEERERERIERVRRIHIKRPDDRAHLHQ; encoded by the exons ATG GAAGAGATGTCAGGAGAAAGTGTGGTGAGCTCAGCGGTGCCAGCGGCTGCTACCCGCACCACTTCCTTCAAGGGCGCGAGCCCCAGCTCCAAGTATGTGAAGCTGAACGTGGGTGGCGCCCTCTACTACACCACCATGCAGACGCTGACCAAGCAGGACACCATGCTCAAAGCCATGTTCAGTGGGCGCATGGAAGTGCTCACCGACAGTGAAG GCTGGATCCTCATTGACCGCTGCGGGAAGCACTTCGGTACGATACTCAACTACCTTCGGGACGGGGCAGTCCCCTTGCCCGAGAGCCGCCGGGAGATCGAGGAGCTGCTTGCAGAAGCCAAGTACTACCTGGTCCAGGGCCTGGTGGAAGAGTGCCAGGCAGCCCTGCAA AACAAAGATGCTTATGAGCCTTTCTGCAAAGTTCCTGTTATCACCTCATCCAAAGAAGAACAGAAACTTATAGCAACGTCAAATAAG CCGGCCGTGAAGTTGCTGTACAACAGAAGTAACAACAAATACTCCTACACCAG CAACTCTGACGACAACATGTTGAAAAACATTGAACTTTTTGATAAGCTCTCTCTGCGCTTTAACGGAAGGGTCCTATTCATAAAGGACGTCATTGGGGACGAAATCTGCTGCTGGTCCTTTTATGGCCAGGGCCGAAAGATCGCCGAAGTCTGCTGTACCTCCATCGTCTACGCCACTGAGAAGAAACAGACCAAG GTGGAGTTCCCTGAAGCTCGGATTTATGAGGAGACCCTGAATATTCTGCTGTATGAGGCCCAGGATGGGCGGGGACCTGACAATGCACTCCTGGAGGCCACAGGTGGGGCGGCTGGGCGCTCCCACCACCTGGATGAAGATGAGGAGCGGGAGCGGGAACGCATCGAGCGTGTGCGGCGGATCCACATCAAGCGGCCTGACGACCGAGCCCACCTGCACCAGTGA
- the KCTD10 gene encoding BTB/POZ domain-containing adapter for CUL3-mediated RhoA degradation protein 3 isoform X3, protein MEEMSGESVVSSAVPAAATRTTSFKGASPSSKYVKLNVGGALYYTTMQTLTKQDTMLKAMFSGRMEVLTDSEGWILIDRCGKHFGTILNYLRDGAVPLPESRREIEELLAEAKYYLVQGLVEECQAALQQNKDAYEPFCKVPVITSSKEEQKLIATSNKPAVKLLYNRSNNKYSYTSNSDDNMLKNIELFDKLSLRFNGRVLFIKDVIGDEICCWSFYGQGRKIAEVCCTSIVYATEKKQTKVEFPEARIYEETLNILLYEAQDGRGPDNALLEATGGAAGRSHHLDEDEERERERIERVRRIHIKRPDDRAHLHQ, encoded by the exons ATG GAAGAGATGTCAGGAGAAAGTGTGGTGAGCTCAGCGGTGCCAGCGGCTGCTACCCGCACCACTTCCTTCAAGGGCGCGAGCCCCAGCTCCAAGTATGTGAAGCTGAACGTGGGTGGCGCCCTCTACTACACCACCATGCAGACGCTGACCAAGCAGGACACCATGCTCAAAGCCATGTTCAGTGGGCGCATGGAAGTGCTCACCGACAGTGAAG GCTGGATCCTCATTGACCGCTGCGGGAAGCACTTCGGTACGATACTCAACTACCTTCGGGACGGGGCAGTCCCCTTGCCCGAGAGCCGCCGGGAGATCGAGGAGCTGCTTGCAGAAGCCAAGTACTACCTGGTCCAGGGCCTGGTGGAAGAGTGCCAGGCAGCCCTGCAA CAGAACAAAGATGCTTATGAGCCTTTCTGCAAAGTTCCTGTTATCACCTCATCCAAAGAAGAACAGAAACTTATAGCAACGTCAAATAAG CCGGCCGTGAAGTTGCTGTACAACAGAAGTAACAACAAATACTCCTACACCAG CAACTCTGACGACAACATGTTGAAAAACATTGAACTTTTTGATAAGCTCTCTCTGCGCTTTAACGGAAGGGTCCTATTCATAAAGGACGTCATTGGGGACGAAATCTGCTGCTGGTCCTTTTATGGCCAGGGCCGAAAGATCGCCGAAGTCTGCTGTACCTCCATCGTCTACGCCACTGAGAAGAAACAGACCAAG GTGGAGTTCCCTGAAGCTCGGATTTATGAGGAGACCCTGAATATTCTGCTGTATGAGGCCCAGGATGGGCGGGGACCTGACAATGCACTCCTGGAGGCCACAGGTGGGGCGGCTGGGCGCTCCCACCACCTGGATGAAGATGAGGAGCGGGAGCGGGAACGCATCGAGCGTGTGCGGCGGATCCACATCAAGCGGCCTGACGACCGAGCCCACCTGCACCAGTGA